One part of the Prunus persica cultivar Lovell chromosome G5, Prunus_persica_NCBIv2, whole genome shotgun sequence genome encodes these proteins:
- the LOC109949179 gene encoding uncharacterized protein LOC109949179 — protein sequence MKILGDKSPIRKVRGLDPAEKSESEYIPSRTQTATYRSATPSRYSGVDPPNLQRRSEDYDSEEIPSRDPVVRLLFQKVQKMENDKARSQEPEWGKLRPGPFTRRIRDSRQDREGQQLRIPFYTGTENRLTHLHSFQSAIGCKGLSDEGQCLLFSSSLTGAALNWFYRLEPETVDSFDELKQIFLNHFMIQTDRLYSADDLYTIRQSEDEPLREYAARFSHEYSRCPETDDRAAYGTFKSGIRSPHFRYLVHSSNWRTYDELMKQAAIQAKAEYFNSKPAVSAPRGDAEPSAYPAKAIPYERVDTYSVGHKRKDDRADRREHSKKGKGTYGRNDHRAPLPNRDHGNEVFTLLNTTYEAVLMNEQEIIPKPNLRRPNRQDNRDTGKFCRYHQHNSHNTEDCISLRKIVERLIREGKLDQYIARQPPAPVPNTTRQINMISTISGGPTIAGMSNRSMKQYVRAAQFPQVFGIEVNRHHKTPKVHWEPITFCEEEEEGILYPHDDPMIIRAEIADYDVGRVLIDTGSSVNVIFAEAFREMGIEDSQVNQQLTPLLSFSGDLVQPVGSVKLLITFGTAPRKTAVYDQFLIVDCPTAYNVIVGRTALTKVKAHLSPHMLLMKFPTPNGTGAVRGNQLSAQTCYATALKSTSFQIPDETMSVQGIPNGTGLVDDLGMSPRLLTHNLPKNWKR from the coding sequence ATGAAAATCCTAGGAGACAAGTCGCCTATTCGGAAGGTCAGAGGGCTGGACCCCGCAGAAAAGTCAGAATCTGAATATATCCCTTCCAGGACGCAAACTGCCACCTACCGTTCGGCAACGCCTTCCCGGTACTCGGGGGTTGATCCACCAAACCTACAAAGACGATCGGAAGATTATGATTCCGAGGAAATCCCTAGCCGAGACCCTGTTGTCCGACTCCTTTTTCAGAAAGtccagaaaatggaaaacgaCAAAGCTCGCTCCCAAGAACCGGAATGGGGAAAGCTTCGGCCCGGACCATTCACCAGGCGCATCCGGGACTCTCGGCAGGATAGGGAAGGGCAGCAACTGCGCATACCGTTCTATACGGGAACGGAAAACCGCTTAACACACCTCCACTCATTTCAGTCCGCCATTGGATGCAAGGGCCTGAGCGATGAAGGGCAGTGCCTGCTATTCTCGTCCTCCCTTACTGGGGCAGCCCTGAACTGGTTCTACCGGTTGGAGCCGGAAACAGTAGACTCCTTCGACGAGCTGAAGCAGATTTTCCTCAATCACTTCATGATCCAAACGGACCGTCTTTACTCTGCCGATGATCTGTACACGATTCGGCAAAGTGAGGACGAACCGTTGAGAGAATACGCGGCGCGCTTCAGTCACGAGTACTCAAGGTGTCCGGAAACAGACGATAGGGCAGCCTACGGCACCTTCAAGAGTGGCATTCGGTCCCCGCATTTTCGATACCTAGTACACAGCAGCAACTGGCGCACGTACGACGAACTGATGAAGCAGGCGGCAATCCAAGCCAAAGCCGAATACTTCAACTCGAAACCTGCGGTTTCGGCACCGCGAGGAGATGCCGAACCAAGTGCTTATCCGGCAAAGGCGATACCCTACGAGAGAGTCGACACATACTCGGTAGGTCATAAGAGGAAAGACGACCGTGCCGATCGAAGAGAACACTCGAAGAAGGGAAAAGGGACTTATGGTCGCAACGACCACCGAGCGCCGTTGCCGAATCGTGACCACGGCAATGAAGTCTTCACCCTATTGAACACTACCTACGAGGCCGTCCTGATGAACGAACAAGAAATAATACCAAAGCCGAATCTACGAAGACCCAATCGGCAAGACAACCGGGATACCGGTAAATTCTGTCGATACCATCAGCACAACAGCCATAATACGGAAGACTGTATAAGCCTGAGAAAAATTGTCGAACGGTTGATCAGAGAGGGGAAGCTAGACCAGTATATCGCCCGGCAGCCACCGGCGCCGGTGCCGAACACAACTCGGCAGATAAACATGATAAGCACTATCAGCGGTGGCCCCACCATCGCAGGAATGAGCAACCGTTCAATGAAGCAATACGTGCGTGCCGCACAATTTCCTCAGGTATTCGGCATAGAGGTGAATCGGCACCATAAAACACCGAAAGTTCATTGGGAACCAATCACATTTtgtgaagaggaggaagagggcaTCCTCTATCCCCACGACGACCCGATGATCATCCGAGCAGAAATTGCCGACTACGATGTAGGACGGGTGCTGATCGATACCGGAAGCTCGGTGAACGTAATTTTTGCCGAAGCTTTTCGAGAAATGGGAATAGAAGACAGCCAGGTCAACCAGCAGTTGACACCTTTGTTAAGTTTCTCTGGGGACCTGGTCCAACCGGTCGGTAGTGTAAAACTGCTAATTACCTTCGGCACTGCGCCAAGAAAAACGGCGGTATACGATCAGTTCCTCATCGTTGACTGCCCGACGGCGTACAACGTCATAGTTGGACGAACGGCACTCACCAAGGTCAAGGCGCATCTTTCCCCCCACATGCTACTGATGAAGTTCCCGACCCCCAACGGCACAGGGGCTGTCCGAGGAAATCAGTTAAGCGCGCAGACTTGCTACGCCACGGCCCTCAAGTCAACCTCTTTCCAAATCCCCGACGAGACCATGTCTGTACAGGGGATACCGAACGGTACGGGACTCGTTGACGACCTAGGGATGAGTCCCCGACTCCTCACACACAACCTGCCGAAGAACTGGAAACGATAA